The genomic DNA CGACCAACGTGCCTGAGGGCTCGCGCGCGCTTGCGGGCATCGGTTGTCACTACATGTCGATGTGGATGGACCGCAAGACGGAAACCTTCAGCCAGATGGGCGGCGAAGGCGTCGCGTGGATCGGCCAGATGCATTTCTCCGGCGACAAGCACGTGTTCGTCAATCTCGGCGACGGCACCTACTTCCACTCCGGTCTGCTTGCTGTTCGCGCGGCCATCGCGGCAAACGCGAACATTACCTACAAGATTCTCTACAACGATGCCGTCGCGATGACGGGCGGTCAGCCCGTCGACGGCGTGCTGACCGTGCCGCAGATCGCGCATCAGGTGCATGCCGAGGGCGCGAAGCGCATCGTCATCGTCACCGACGAGCCGCAGAAGTATCACTCGGGCATCGTGTTGCCCGCGGGCGTCGATGTCCATCATCGCGATCAGCTCGATACCGTGCAGCGCGCGCTGCGCGATATGCCCGGCACGACCGTGCTGATCTACGACCAGACTTGCGCGACCGAGAAGCGGCGTCGGCGCAAACGCGGTGCGTATCCTGATCCGGCGCGCCGTGCATTTATCAACGATGCCGTGTGCGAAGGCTGCGGCGATTGCTCGGTGCAATCGAACTGCCTGTCCGTCGAGCCGCTCGATACGCCGCTCGGCACGAAGCGCAAAATCAACCAGTCGTCGTGCAACAAGGACTTTTCGTGCGTGAAGGGCTTTTGCCCGAGCTTCGTCACGGCTGAAGGCGCGCAGCTTCGCAAGCCTCAGGCTGCGCGCGGCAGCGACGCTGTCAATGGCGCGTTCGATACGCTGCCGATGCCATCGCTACCGGCGCTTGCAAGACCGTACGGCATACTTGTGACGGGCGTCGGCGGCACGGGCGTCGTGACGATCGGCGGCCTGATCGGCATGGCCGCGCATATCGAACGCAAGGGCGTCACCGTGCTCGACATGGCGGGCCTCGCGCAAAAAGGCGGCGCCGTGCTCAGCCACGTGCAGGTCGCGTCCTCGCCCGATGCGTTGCACGCGACGCGCATCGCGACGGGCGAAGCGCGGCTTGTGATCGGTTGCGATGCGATCGTGTCGGCGTCGAACGATGTGCTGTCTCGCACGCAACATGGCGTGACGGTTGCCGCGATCAACAGCGGCGCGACGCCGACGGCCGAATTCGTCAAGAACCCGAAGTGGACTTTCCCGGGCACGCAGACGGAAGCGGGATTGCGCGACAGCATCGGCGAAGGATGCGCCTTCATCGACGCCAATGCGCTCGCGCTGAAACTGCTCGGCGACACGATCTATAGCAATCCGCTGCTGCTTGGCTTCGCGTGGCAGAAAGGCTGGCTGCCGCTGCAACTGTCGAGCCTCGTGCGCGCGATCGAACTCAACGGCGTATCGGTCGAGAAGAATCAGCAGGCGTTCAATTGGGGACGATATATCGCGCATCATGGCGAGGCGGTTGTTCAGGCGCTGCTCAAGCCGGCTGTCGCGCAGCAGGCGATCGTCATGCAGATGCCGGAATCGCTCGACAAGCTGATCGCATCGCGTGAAGCGCTGTTGACGGCGTATCAGAACGCAGCGTATGCGCAGCGCTATCGCGACGTGATCGACCGTATCCGCGTGAAGGAAACGCAGGTCGCAGGCAACGCGAAACTGCCGCTCACGCGCGCGGTGGCGACGAGCCTCGCGAAGCTGATGGCCTACAAGGACGAATACGAAGTCGCTCGCCTGTACGCGGATCCCGCATATCTGGAGAAACTGCGTCAGCAGTTCGAGGGCGAACCGGGCCGCGATTACAAGCTGAGCTTCCATCTCGCGCCGCCGTTGCTCGCGAAGCGCGACGAACGTGGGAATTTACAGAAGAAAAGCTTCGGTCCGTGGATGCTGCCCGTCTTCCGTGCGCTCGCACGTATGAAGGGACTGCGCGGCACCGCGCTGGATGTATTCGGCAAGACGGCCGAGCGGCGCGGCGAGCGGCAACTGATTGCCGAGTACATCGCGCTGGTCGACGAGTTTTGCGCGACGCTCTCTGTTGATCGCCTTCCCGTGGCGCTGCAGCTCGCCAGCCTGCCGGACGATATTCGCGGCTTCGGTCACGTGAAGGAACGCAATATCCAGGCAGCGGCGAAGAAGAAGGAGCGGTTGCTCAATGACTATCGGACGCCGGAGCGGTTGACTGCGAGCGCGTAACATCGATTGGATGGAAGCCGAACCGGGGCTTGCGGCAAACGCCGGCCCCGATGCTTCGCCCGATACGCGCTTCGAGGTGCAACATGCCCGGGTTCTTCATCCGCCGAAGAAGGGACGCACGCGCAGGGATGATGTGCCTGTTGGCGTACCTGATCGCTGGTTGTTCGACAGTGAATCAACCGCAAGCCGGCCAGACAGAAACGGCGCAGTGCCGCGTACCTGGCCACTTTTGCCAGACGTTCTTTGGCCCGTGACTGAAAAGCCAACACGCCGTGCGCATACCGAGGGGACAAAAAGAAAAGCCCACCAAGTGGTGGGCTGAATCCATATCAGGAGGAGACATGGAGGAGACAGAGATCAGTATAAACCCCTATTCGTGTAATGCAAGCGTTTGTATCGCCGTAGCAACGTTCATTTCTCCCGCCGCCCCCGCCCAGCCCGCCCGCGTGTAGCCTGCGCGCCACACCGTACCTCCCGCCTGTTGCACCAGAGCAACGCTTGACAAGCATTATCAAACATCAGTGAGGCGGTGGCCGCTCCGGAAGGCACCGTTCAAAGCAAGCTCTCGCGCTTGCGAAACTCACGCGGCGACACGCCATAGCCATCGCGGAAACGCCTGCTGAAATGCGCCGCGTCATTGAAGCCATTGCGATACGCAATCTGTTCGATCGATAGACCGGCTAACAACGGATTGACCAACTCATCGCGACACCGCGCGAGCCTTTGCTGCAACACGTATTTCCCATACTGCAGATCGAGCGCTTCAAACAGCTTGTGTACGTAGCGCTTCGAGACACCCAACGCCATCGCGCACGCTTCGACATCCAGTTCCGGGTCGCACAGATTCGCTTCGATAAACCGCGTCAGTTGCACCCAGCGCAGCGGTTGCGCGACGGTTGGCGCCGCCTCGCGGCCAGTGCGCTGCGCGATTTCCTCCGCTTCCCGATACGCCGCGCCGAGCAACGCAACCAGCGCTTCTTCGGCAGCGGCGAGCGTGACGGGACTCATGCTCTCGAACGAAGGCAACACCTCATCGACGAAACAACGCAGGCTCTTCACGATGCCCGATGCAGCATCCGCCCGCTGTGGACGAAACTGCGCATGCCGCGAAACCGCCTGACCAAGAAAACGCGCAATCGGCAAACGGATCATCAGCAGATGCGCGGGTTCTTCGATACGCGCAACCGACGGCACGCGTACACGCCGAAACGTGATATCGCCCTTTGCGAACGGCAGCGTGCAGCCTTGCTGCGTGACTGTGCCGCGCCCGGCCAGCGCGACCAGCACGACGACGTCGTCGCCCGTAAGCCAGCGCAGATGGTCGTTGTCGTGCCGCACTTCCTGGCGGCCCATATGTGCCGTCGCAAGCACGCCGCCGCCTGTCAGGCGACATGCGCGCAACTCGTCTTGCGCGACCTGTCCGTCGAACAGCAGTTCGCCCGGCATCACGATGTAATCGAGCGAACGCTTCAACTCGTCGATACCGCTCGACGGCATCGGGTAGAGCGTCGGCGCATAGGGCAGACGAAACGCGGAACTGTCGGGCATGGCGAAATCCTCCCGGCCTGGACGCCGCTGGAAAATCATGAGATCGCAACGGCCCATTCTCGCATGTGTTTCCGGCCCACTCCGCCCTCAGAACAGCACGTCCGGCTCCCGCTTGATCACGCGTCGTGCGAACAGCGCAAAGCTCGACTTGACGATGCTCGGCAGCAGCAGAAAATCGTGCGACTCTTTTGCGCGCGCGGCGTCGATGGGTTTCAGTTCGCCCACTGACTGCGCAAGAATCTGGCTGCGCGCCGCGCGCTCGATCAGCACCGACAGATACGCCGATTCTTCCAGCGAAGCAGTCGCCGCGAGAAAGCCGTGGTTCGCCAGCAGAATCACACGCTTGCTGCCGAGCGCCGTCGAAATGATCTCGCCTTCGCTATCGCCGATCGGCAAGCCGGGCCATTCACGCAGGAACGCACAGTCGTCGTGAAACGGCGTGGCGTCCATGTGCGCGACTTCGAGCGGACGTCCCGTCATCGACAGCGCGTTCACATACGGCGGATGCGTATGCACGATGCAGTTCACGTCGGGCCGCCGCCGGTAGATCCACAGGTGAAAACGGATCGCCGGATTGGCCATGCCGCGGCCTTCGATCACGTTCATCTCGTCGTCGATGCGGATCACGTTGCTGCGCGTGGCTTCGTCGAAGCCGTACGCCATCGCCGTGGTCAGAAACGTGCCGTCGGATTCGCGCACGGTGATCTGTCCGGCGAGCGTTTCGGAATGGCCCTCGTGCGCGAGCATGCGGCACGCGAGCGCAATTTTCTGGTGCGCGTCCCACGCGCCCTGTTCGAGCTCGCGGTCCATCTTCGCCGCGAGGCCGTCGTTCAGTTCTCTGTCGTGTTCATTCATTGACTACTCCATTTGGAAAGCGTGTTTGCTTCGCGGCGCATCACGCAGAACGTGTGTCGCCCAGCGGGTTCGGGCGGATCTCCGGCGCCTGCGTTAACGGTTCCGCGTGCGTTGCATCGAGCGGGCGGCGCGGAGCAAAGAACGTGAAGCACGCAGCGACGAGCGCGCTCGCGGTAATGTAAGTCGCCACCGCGTTCGGATTGCCGTGCCCTTGCGCGAGCAACGACGAACAGATCAACGGATTGATGCCGCCGCCGACAATCGCGCCGATCGCGCCAATCGACACACCCGAAAAACGCACGCGCACGTCGAACATATCGGCGAAGAAGCCTCCTTGCGGGCCGTACATCATCGGATGCACGACGCCGAGCGCGAGCACGACGGCGACGGTGATCCACATAGGATCGCGCGTATTGAGCATCGTAAAGAACGGCCACACATAAAGCGCGCATGTGACCAGTCCGGCAAGATAGATCGGCTTTCGTCCAATGCGGTCCGACAGCGCCGCAAAGAACGGCACCATGAAAACGCCGAGCGCAGCGCCACTCATGATCGCGCCAAGAATCACGGATTTCGGCAGCTTGAGCTGCACCGTGACATACGCGACCGCGAACAGCACCACGAACACCGACCACGTAATTTCACCCAGCCGCGCCATGAAGACGATCAACACGGCGCGCGCGTGGTCGCGCATCAGGTCTCTGAGCGGAAAGCGGGCCACGCCGTGACGCGCCTGCAATTGCGCGAATTCGACGGTTTCCGGCAGACGCGCGCGACCCACAAGCCCGATCACCACCAGCACCGCGCTAAACAGAAACGGCAGACGCCAGCCCCATGACAGAAACGCGGGCTCGGGCAATAGCGAAGTCAGCAGCAACGCGCCCGTCGACAGCAGCACGCCGCCGTAGCTGCCCGAGTTGCTCCAGCTGCCGTAAAGTCCACGGCGATGCGCCGGCGCGCTCTCGACGCCGAGCACGATCGCCCCGCTCTGCTCGCCGCCGATGGCGAAGCCTTGCAGCACGCGTAGCGTCGTCAGCAGGATCGGCGCCCAGATGCCGATGAACGCGTAAGTCGGCAAACAGCCGACCAGCGTCGACGCGATGCCCATCACGAGCAGCGTGACCATCAACAGCGTCTTGCGGCCGATCCTGTCGCCGAAGTGCCCGCAGATCAGCGCCCCAGCGCCGCGCGCGAAATAGCCGGCCGC from Paraburkholderia terrae includes the following:
- a CDS encoding indolepyruvate ferredoxin oxidoreductase family protein — translated: MNAPDLAVASDLATETPDTPVTLEDKYTLEKGRVYISGTQALVRLPMLQKARDRKAGLNTAGFISGYRGSPLGALDQSLWKAKKHLQDNDIVFQPGVNEDLAATSVWGTQQINLWPGATRDGVFGMWYGKGPGVDRTGDVFKHANSAGSDARGGVLVLAGDDHAAKSSSVAHQSEHAFIAAGIPVLYPANVQEYLDYGLHGWAMSRYSGLWVAMKCVTDVIESTASIDLDPDRVEIVTPTDYTMPEGGLNIRWPDAPLAQEARLLDEKWYAALAYVRANKLNRVVIDSPTPRFGIITAGKAYLDVRQALSDLGLDEDTCAQIGLRVLKVGCVWPLDAQDARSFATGLEEILVVEEKRQILEYALKEELYNWREDVRPKIYGKFDERDNEGGEWSVPRGDWLLPAHYELSPALIAKAVARRLSRADLPDDVRARMLARVAIIEAKEREAAKPRVSVERKPWFCSGCPHNTSTNVPEGSRALAGIGCHYMSMWMDRKTETFSQMGGEGVAWIGQMHFSGDKHVFVNLGDGTYFHSGLLAVRAAIAANANITYKILYNDAVAMTGGQPVDGVLTVPQIAHQVHAEGAKRIVIVTDEPQKYHSGIVLPAGVDVHHRDQLDTVQRALRDMPGTTVLIYDQTCATEKRRRRKRGAYPDPARRAFINDAVCEGCGDCSVQSNCLSVEPLDTPLGTKRKINQSSCNKDFSCVKGFCPSFVTAEGAQLRKPQAARGSDAVNGAFDTLPMPSLPALARPYGILVTGVGGTGVVTIGGLIGMAAHIERKGVTVLDMAGLAQKGGAVLSHVQVASSPDALHATRIATGEARLVIGCDAIVSASNDVLSRTQHGVTVAAINSGATPTAEFVKNPKWTFPGTQTEAGLRDSIGEGCAFIDANALALKLLGDTIYSNPLLLGFAWQKGWLPLQLSSLVRAIELNGVSVEKNQQAFNWGRYIAHHGEAVVQALLKPAVAQQAIVMQMPESLDKLIASREALLTAYQNAAYAQRYRDVIDRIRVKETQVAGNAKLPLTRAVATSLAKLMAYKDEYEVARLYADPAYLEKLRQQFEGEPGRDYKLSFHLAPPLLAKRDERGNLQKKSFGPWMLPVFRALARMKGLRGTALDVFGKTAERRGERQLIAEYIALVDEFCATLSVDRLPVALQLASLPDDIRGFGHVKERNIQAAAKKKERLLNDYRTPERLTASA
- a CDS encoding helix-turn-helix domain-containing protein; this translates as MPDSSAFRLPYAPTLYPMPSSGIDELKRSLDYIVMPGELLFDGQVAQDELRACRLTGGGVLATAHMGRQEVRHDNDHLRWLTGDDVVVLVALAGRGTVTQQGCTLPFAKGDITFRRVRVPSVARIEEPAHLLMIRLPIARFLGQAVSRHAQFRPQRADAASGIVKSLRCFVDEVLPSFESMSPVTLAAAEEALVALLGAAYREAEEIAQRTGREAAPTVAQPLRWVQLTRFIEANLCDPELDVEACAMALGVSKRYVHKLFEALDLQYGKYVLQQRLARCRDELVNPLLAGLSIEQIAYRNGFNDAAHFSRRFRDGYGVSPREFRKRESLL
- a CDS encoding aldolase encodes the protein MNEHDRELNDGLAAKMDRELEQGAWDAHQKIALACRMLAHEGHSETLAGQITVRESDGTFLTTAMAYGFDEATRSNVIRIDDEMNVIEGRGMANPAIRFHLWIYRRRPDVNCIVHTHPPYVNALSMTGRPLEVAHMDATPFHDDCAFLREWPGLPIGDSEGEIISTALGSKRVILLANHGFLAATASLEESAYLSVLIERAARSQILAQSVGELKPIDAARAKESHDFLLLPSIVKSSFALFARRVIKREPDVLF
- a CDS encoding MFS transporter, whose amino-acid sequence is MSTPARARWPYVFVSAFLGTAIEQYDFLLYGTASALVFNRLFFPNLDPLAGTIASLGTYAAGYFARGAGALICGHFGDRIGRKTLLMVTLLVMGIASTLVGCLPTYAFIGIWAPILLTTLRVLQGFAIGGEQSGAIVLGVESAPAHRRGLYGSWSNSGSYGGVLLSTGALLLTSLLPEPAFLSWGWRLPFLFSAVLVVIGLVGRARLPETVEFAQLQARHGVARFPLRDLMRDHARAVLIVFMARLGEITWSVFVVLFAVAYVTVQLKLPKSVILGAIMSGAALGVFMVPFFAALSDRIGRKPIYLAGLVTCALYVWPFFTMLNTRDPMWITVAVVLALGVVHPMMYGPQGGFFADMFDVRVRFSGVSIGAIGAIVGGGINPLICSSLLAQGHGNPNAVATYITASALVAACFTFFAPRRPLDATHAEPLTQAPEIRPNPLGDTRSA